In Sporosarcina luteola, a single window of DNA contains:
- a CDS encoding CBS domain-containing protein, with the protein MHIRDLIVERLGVATVKSDQSVSETLAKINETGYRCIPVVDNDDAYKGMIYKVDLLSYLYEDKGDVAKPIDSLLRHQDIYLYENASFLSALLEIKALPFISVVRDGKLLGILTHNKIESVLEDAFGLKTGGINITLASTEARGMIRKLTTTLKDENIEGMLTLDNGSALARRVVITLENGKSDEEMVKLRERLEKHGFRILQMHRIQPK; encoded by the coding sequence ATGCATATTCGGGATTTAATAGTAGAAAGACTCGGAGTCGCTACGGTAAAGTCAGATCAAAGCGTATCTGAAACACTAGCAAAAATCAACGAGACAGGATACCGGTGCATCCCTGTCGTCGACAACGATGACGCCTATAAAGGGATGATTTACAAAGTCGATCTACTTTCCTATCTGTATGAGGATAAGGGAGATGTCGCGAAGCCTATCGACTCCTTATTGAGACACCAAGACATCTACTTATATGAGAACGCTTCTTTTTTGAGCGCCTTGCTTGAAATCAAAGCATTGCCTTTCATCAGCGTCGTCAGGGATGGCAAACTTCTCGGTATTTTGACACATAATAAAATTGAAAGTGTCCTGGAAGACGCATTCGGACTGAAAACAGGCGGCATTAATATCACACTTGCATCGACTGAAGCACGAGGCATGATCAGAAAGTTGACGACGACGCTAAAGGACGAGAATATTGAAGGCATGCTCACACTGGACAACGGCTCAGCACTCGCGAGAAGGGTTGTCATTACGCTCGAAAACGGTAAATCCGATGAGGAAATGGTGAAATTGCGTGAGAGGCTTGAAAAACACGGATTCCGGATCTTGCAAATGCACAGAATTCAGCCTAAGTAA
- a CDS encoding M20/M25/M40 family metallo-hydrolase, which translates to MGMENLKWNRPDQLEDLLCELVSWDSRTGTVGEVEFSTRLLKKLLELQYFQEHSSHIHFHDAGKGRNAVTALYNSGLTNKTIVLISHFDTVHTKEFGAGLEELAFQPRQLTEELKNRMADLPEDAQEDLASDEYLFGRGTMDMKMGLVLHLHLLERANAEQWPINLLLLTVPDEEVNSSGMRAAVKGLVELKEAYQLEYELFLNSEPSFSQKPQDPNYYIYSGTIGKIMPSALFYGRETHAGEPLSGMTSHYMASYLTRAMEFNSDFVEEEYGERTPLPVCLQQVDLKEDYSTQTSHHSAALYNVFLMRQNADDIMKIFKDTADRAMAECLKDYKAICEREGVQPIGNINVLEYKELLAYAKGKIGGAEVQVILEDIMSDKSLDERQMSMLISDRLLLHCQDLAPAVILFYAPPYYPAVNSSDNELVQEKIALVQKVLLEEFHVEAKQVHYFNGISDLSYVNYDKADSGWQSYKENTPVWGKTYSIPFKEMQQLQAPVLNIGPYGKDAHKLTERLHKKSAFHYTSRALGKVIESMFSLIEA; encoded by the coding sequence ATGGGAATGGAGAATCTGAAATGGAATCGACCTGATCAACTGGAAGATTTATTATGTGAATTGGTTAGCTGGGACAGTCGCACGGGCACTGTGGGGGAAGTCGAGTTTTCGACGCGACTGTTAAAAAAGCTTTTAGAATTGCAGTATTTTCAGGAACACAGCTCGCATATTCATTTCCACGACGCAGGCAAGGGGAGAAATGCGGTGACCGCCCTTTATAACAGCGGGCTGACGAATAAAACAATTGTGTTGATCAGCCATTTCGACACCGTTCATACAAAGGAGTTTGGCGCAGGACTAGAAGAGTTAGCTTTCCAGCCTAGGCAACTGACAGAGGAATTGAAAAACCGGATGGCCGACTTGCCGGAGGATGCGCAAGAGGATTTGGCTTCGGATGAATACTTATTTGGCCGCGGAACGATGGATATGAAAATGGGGCTTGTTTTGCATCTGCATTTGTTGGAAAGGGCAAATGCTGAACAGTGGCCGATTAATCTCCTTTTACTGACAGTGCCAGATGAAGAGGTGAATTCTTCTGGAATGAGAGCTGCTGTGAAGGGGCTCGTGGAATTGAAGGAAGCGTATCAATTGGAATACGAGCTGTTCCTTAACAGTGAGCCGTCCTTTTCACAGAAGCCGCAGGATCCGAATTATTATATTTACTCGGGAACCATCGGGAAAATTATGCCCTCAGCTCTGTTTTACGGAAGGGAGACACATGCCGGAGAGCCTTTAAGCGGCATGACGAGCCACTATATGGCGTCTTATCTGACGAGGGCGATGGAGTTCAATTCTGATTTCGTAGAAGAAGAGTATGGCGAGAGGACCCCTTTGCCAGTGTGTTTGCAGCAGGTTGATTTAAAGGAAGATTATTCGACCCAAACTTCCCATCATAGTGCGGCCTTGTACAATGTCTTTTTGATGCGGCAAAATGCTGACGATATTATGAAGATATTCAAAGATACTGCTGACCGGGCGATGGCGGAATGCCTAAAGGATTATAAAGCGATTTGTGAACGGGAAGGCGTCCAGCCAATCGGGAATATCAACGTACTGGAGTACAAGGAATTGCTTGCATATGCTAAGGGGAAAATCGGCGGCGCGGAAGTTCAAGTGATTCTTGAAGATATCATGTCGGACAAGTCGCTGGATGAACGGCAAATGTCCATGCTCATCAGCGATCGATTACTGTTGCACTGTCAGGACTTGGCTCCAGCTGTCATCCTGTTTTATGCCCCTCCGTATTATCCGGCCGTCAATTCATCTGATAACGAGCTCGTACAAGAAAAGATTGCCCTTGTGCAAAAGGTCTTACTTGAAGAGTTTCATGTGGAAGCGAAGCAAGTGCATTATTTCAATGGAATCTCTGATCTCAGCTATGTGAATTATGACAAGGCAGATTCGGGCTGGCAGTCTTATAAAGAAAACACACCCGTTTGGGGGAAGACATATAGCATCCCTTTCAAGGAAATGCAGCAGCTTCAGGCGCCTGTCCTGAATATCGGGCCGTATGGCAAAGATGCGCATAAGCTGACCGAGCGATTGCACAAAAAGAGCGCATTCCACTATACATCTCGCGCGTTAGGGAAGGTCATAGAAAGCATGTTTTCTCTTATAGAGGCATGA
- a CDS encoding MFS transporter, with translation MGKGKYTKTEKSWMFYDWANSAYSIIITTAVFPIFYKSVATEAGVGLTQSTAYLGYTVAIATFILAMIGPILGTIADYKGLKKKFFFAFFLLGSLSTVSLAFVPEGTWLPLLIIYTITAIGFHGANIFYDAFLVDVTPEEKMDEVSSRGFGLGYIGSTIPFIISIAIILLAKQEVIPLSTTVATKLAFVITGIWWFTFTIPMLKNVVQIHAIEREPNILASSFRRLGETFKEIKKYRTVFIFLLAYFFYIDGVGTIISMSTAYGTDLGIEPTDLLIVLFVTQVVAAPFAILYGRLAQRFSVKTMLYVGIFVYIIVCIYAFFLSTTLDFWILAMLVATSQGGIQALSRSYFAQLVPKEKSNEFFGFYNIFGKFASVMGPLLLGVTATLTGSSAYGVFSLVILFIIGGILLRMVPKPESEIAA, from the coding sequence ATGGGAAAGGGGAAATACACAAAGACGGAGAAAAGTTGGATGTTTTATGACTGGGCGAACTCGGCCTATTCAATCATCATTACAACAGCAGTATTTCCGATCTTTTACAAGTCGGTGGCGACCGAAGCAGGGGTCGGACTGACGCAGTCGACAGCGTATTTGGGGTATACGGTGGCGATTGCGACATTCATTTTAGCGATGATCGGGCCGATTTTGGGGACGATTGCGGACTATAAAGGATTGAAGAAGAAATTTTTCTTCGCCTTCTTCCTCCTTGGTTCACTTTCGACGGTTTCATTGGCGTTTGTGCCGGAGGGAACGTGGTTGCCGTTATTGATCATTTACACGATCACTGCGATCGGATTCCACGGGGCAAATATTTTCTACGACGCATTTCTGGTCGATGTAACGCCGGAAGAGAAGATGGATGAAGTCTCTTCGCGCGGTTTCGGATTGGGGTATATCGGAAGTACGATTCCTTTCATCATCAGCATCGCCATCATCCTGTTGGCGAAACAGGAAGTCATACCACTTTCGACGACAGTCGCGACTAAGTTGGCATTTGTCATTACGGGAATTTGGTGGTTCACCTTCACGATTCCGATGCTGAAGAACGTTGTTCAAATTCACGCGATTGAACGGGAACCAAATATTTTGGCTAGCAGCTTCCGCAGGCTTGGTGAAACGTTCAAGGAAATTAAGAAATACAGGACTGTATTCATCTTCTTATTGGCCTATTTCTTCTATATCGATGGGGTCGGTACGATCATTTCGATGTCGACGGCATATGGAACGGATTTGGGTATCGAACCGACTGATCTTCTGATTGTCCTATTCGTTACCCAAGTCGTTGCCGCACCGTTTGCGATTTTGTATGGAAGGCTTGCGCAGCGATTTTCGGTGAAGACAATGTTGTATGTCGGGATATTTGTTTATATCATCGTCTGCATTTATGCGTTCTTCCTCTCGACAACATTGGATTTCTGGATTCTGGCAATGCTTGTTGCGACGTCACAAGGCGGAATTCAAGCTTTGAGCCGCTCTTATTTCGCGCAATTGGTGCCGAAAGAGAAGTCCAACGAGTTTTTCGGCTTCTATAATATTTTCGGGAAATTCGCATCCGTCATGGGCCCACTATTGCTTGGTGTAACTGCTACATTGACGGGAAGCTCTGCGTACGGTGTGTTCAGTCTAGTTATCCTCTTTATTATCGGAGGCATTCTGTTGCGGATGGTGCCGAAGCCAGAAAGCGAGATTGCTGCATAA
- a CDS encoding transporter substrate-binding domain-containing protein, with protein MGKWKTLLFLLISATLVLAACGDDKTEATNDGYRLVEKGKLTYAASGLYKPFNFEENGELTGFDMEIGAEIAERMGLEPNPVTNPFETILQGLVANKYDAIIGSMAYTKKRAEQAAFTEPYYYSGGMIWVAEDNNDIKSPEDLKGKKIGVIAQSTYEEPAKELSDNLQYYSSDVVALKDLTVENRLDAVITSDIVGFEAKDNGFAIKEVGTPLWVEQPSVAVKKDNEELRDAIDKALQEIIDDGTYEEISQKWFDRNLLDIDLENAELLE; from the coding sequence ATGGGAAAATGGAAAACGCTATTATTTTTACTTATTTCGGCCACGCTTGTGTTGGCAGCTTGCGGTGATGACAAAACCGAAGCGACTAATGACGGGTATCGACTTGTTGAAAAAGGGAAATTAACATATGCAGCAAGCGGTCTCTACAAGCCGTTCAACTTTGAGGAAAATGGGGAGCTTACGGGTTTCGATATGGAAATCGGAGCGGAGATCGCGGAGAGAATGGGCTTAGAGCCTAATCCGGTGACGAATCCATTTGAAACAATTCTTCAAGGACTGGTTGCCAATAAATACGATGCCATCATCGGCTCGATGGCTTATACGAAAAAGCGTGCCGAGCAGGCTGCTTTCACAGAGCCATACTATTATTCGGGCGGGATGATTTGGGTCGCCGAAGACAATAACGATATCAAGTCCCCTGAAGACCTGAAAGGCAAAAAGATCGGTGTCATTGCGCAATCGACATATGAGGAGCCAGCAAAGGAATTATCGGACAACCTCCAATACTATAGCAGCGATGTCGTCGCACTGAAGGATTTGACGGTTGAGAATCGATTGGATGCCGTCATTACGTCGGATATCGTCGGTTTCGAAGCGAAAGATAACGGCTTTGCCATTAAAGAGGTCGGCACTCCGTTATGGGTCGAACAGCCTTCGGTTGCGGTGAAAAAGGATAATGAAGAGCTCCGTGACGCGATTGACAAAGCCCTGCAAGAAATTATCGATGACGGTACGTATGAAGAAATCTCACAAAAGTGGTTCGACCGGAATCTATTGGATATCGACTTGGAGAATGCTGAACTACTAGAATAA
- a CDS encoding LytTR family DNA-binding domain-containing protein, translating to MLNVESLLDVVGELFADEISIVVSNTKEYIYYRPSKRIDLKIRPGDPVREGTIAYKALKEGQKVSEFINRDVFGVPYHGMAVPFHDNGALDGCVVAIYPAYTEGKSVVTVKTEDGWVPVPFPEVKYIEVRDRKTVVVADHITGTHRHSLQNFEFVLPHELFVRCHRSFIVNVTQIKAIYPDTHSTFTLSMNDGAQIPVSQSYSSYFRKLLGF from the coding sequence TTGTTAAACGTGGAATCTCTCCTCGACGTTGTCGGCGAGTTGTTTGCTGATGAAATCTCCATAGTCGTATCTAATACAAAGGAATATATTTATTACCGGCCGAGCAAGCGGATTGACCTGAAAATCAGACCAGGCGATCCTGTGCGAGAGGGGACGATCGCCTATAAAGCACTAAAGGAAGGGCAAAAAGTTTCAGAATTCATCAATCGTGATGTCTTTGGTGTGCCTTATCACGGAATGGCAGTTCCCTTCCATGATAATGGAGCTTTGGACGGTTGCGTCGTTGCTATCTATCCCGCATATACGGAAGGTAAGTCGGTCGTTACCGTGAAAACGGAGGATGGCTGGGTACCAGTCCCATTTCCTGAAGTGAAGTATATTGAAGTGCGGGATCGGAAAACGGTCGTCGTTGCGGATCATATAACGGGTACCCATCGGCATTCATTGCAAAACTTCGAATTTGTGCTGCCACATGAATTGTTCGTACGTTGCCATCGGTCGTTCATCGTCAACGTAACACAAATTAAAGCGATTTATCCGGATACTCACTCTACATTTACTCTCTCCATGAATGATGGTGCACAAATCCCGGTCAGTCAATCGTATTCCAGTTATTTTCGTAAACTGTTAGGGTTTTGA
- a CDS encoding acetyl-CoA hydrolase/transferase family protein: MGNHMDRIRIEKLKDVIVSPEEAASWIKDGMTLGLSGFTRAGDAKAVPMALVKRAETEKFKVNVFTGASLGSDIDKLFAEAGIVNKRLPFQAEKAMRNGINNGELLFVDHHLSHTAEWIRTNVTEPIDFAILEAISVTEDGMIIPSTSVGNSLSFAQHAKSIIIEINTAQSTAWEGIHDLYDPGKQGERNPIPVTKVSDRIGTIGIPIDVDRVKGIVFTHQQDSASTITQPDRDTEIMAEHLLSFLRSEVEAGRLTNSLAPLQSGIGSQANAVLHGLLDSEFEDLEVYSEVLQDAVFDLIDAGKIRTASCASITLSQEKMEKVFNNLDNYRDKLIMRPQEISNHPEIIRRLGLISINTALELDIYGNVNSTHVTGTKMMNGIGGSGDFARNARLAIFVTKSIAKDGDISSIVPFVSHVDHTEHDVDVIVTEHGYADLRGLAPRERVELIIGNCAHPMYRTQLWEYFYEALDRGGHTPHVLEKAFSWHMNLMQHGTMRPLTEKRI, from the coding sequence ATGGGAAACCATATGGATCGTATCAGGATTGAAAAATTGAAAGACGTAATCGTGTCACCTGAAGAAGCTGCTTCTTGGATTAAGGACGGAATGACATTAGGGTTAAGCGGATTTACACGTGCGGGCGACGCGAAAGCGGTTCCAATGGCGTTAGTGAAACGAGCTGAAACGGAAAAGTTCAAAGTGAATGTGTTTACGGGGGCTTCCCTCGGCTCCGATATCGATAAATTATTCGCGGAAGCGGGCATCGTGAACAAGAGGCTGCCGTTCCAAGCGGAAAAGGCGATGCGCAACGGCATTAACAACGGGGAACTGCTTTTTGTCGACCATCATCTATCCCATACGGCAGAGTGGATCCGTACTAATGTGACCGAACCGATCGACTTCGCGATTTTGGAAGCGATTTCAGTGACGGAGGATGGAATGATCATTCCGTCGACTTCTGTAGGTAACTCGTTATCGTTTGCGCAGCATGCAAAGTCAATCATTATTGAAATAAACACAGCACAGTCGACGGCCTGGGAAGGAATCCATGATTTATATGACCCGGGCAAACAGGGAGAACGGAATCCAATACCAGTGACGAAAGTGAGCGATCGGATTGGTACGATCGGCATTCCGATTGACGTGGATCGAGTGAAGGGAATTGTGTTCACTCACCAACAGGATTCCGCTTCAACAATCACCCAGCCTGACCGTGACACGGAAATTATGGCAGAGCATCTGCTATCCTTCCTTCGTTCGGAAGTGGAAGCGGGTAGATTAACGAACAGTCTTGCTCCTCTCCAATCGGGTATCGGATCTCAAGCAAATGCAGTTTTGCATGGTTTGCTTGACTCGGAATTCGAGGATTTGGAAGTTTATTCGGAAGTGCTGCAGGACGCGGTATTCGATTTGATCGACGCGGGCAAAATCCGCACCGCTTCGTGTGCGTCAATCACACTATCGCAGGAGAAGATGGAAAAGGTCTTCAACAATCTGGATAACTACCGGGACAAGCTAATCATGCGTCCACAGGAAATTTCAAATCATCCGGAAATCATCCGCCGACTCGGTTTGATTTCCATCAATACTGCGCTTGAACTCGACATATACGGCAATGTCAATTCGACCCACGTGACAGGAACGAAGATGATGAACGGCATCGGCGGCTCCGGTGATTTCGCCCGAAATGCAAGGCTTGCCATCTTCGTTACGAAATCCATCGCTAAAGACGGCGATATTTCAAGCATCGTACCGTTCGTTTCGCATGTGGATCACACGGAACATGACGTTGATGTCATTGTTACGGAGCATGGATATGCGGATCTGCGCGGCCTTGCGCCGAGAGAACGTGTCGAGCTCATTATCGGTAATTGTGCGCACCCAATGTACCGTACGCAACTATGGGAATACTTCTATGAAGCTCTTGATAGAGGCGGCCATACGCCACATGTGCTCGAAAAGGCATTCTCATGGCATATGAACCTCATGCAGCACGGCACAATGAGGCCACTTACTGAGAAACGCATCTAA
- the mgtE gene encoding magnesium transporter, protein MALNGEKEEISRAIVHVLKEGQKDTFQKIVCELTPYEISWHYRGLPRKRRILFLEWLSMDQLVNLLRYLTRNEQLRVLKKIGPARSTELLEVLKSDDLAHLLSDLPEKEVNALIAEMRDEEKKDIRKKMKYPKKSAGRAMISQYVWVHESYTVEKTINKLKYFRDFADYLNYVYVINDEKELIGVASYRDLLLSEPDEAITDVMTTDIVKVHENTKESEVAKMIGRHDFLSVPVVNDDNILVGIITADDVLDIVVREANQDIDMLLASGKEIDFHTKPFVATYKRLPWLILLLFIGLVSGSIIAKFEATLEAVVALAFFMPMIAGMTGNTGTQSLAVVVRGLVTEELTMKKTLSLVFRELLVGIMLGIVCGAVISVIAYVWQGSFTLGLVVGSSLVATLIIGTLAGTIIPLILSKFKVDPAVASGPLITTINDILSLLIYFGIATMFISKLM, encoded by the coding sequence ATGGCGTTAAACGGTGAGAAAGAAGAAATTTCGCGTGCGATTGTCCACGTATTGAAGGAAGGGCAAAAGGATACATTTCAAAAAATTGTATGTGAATTAACCCCATATGAAATATCCTGGCATTACCGAGGTCTGCCACGGAAACGCCGTATCCTTTTTTTAGAGTGGCTCTCTATGGATCAGCTAGTGAACCTACTCAGATACTTGACGCGCAACGAGCAGCTGCGCGTCTTGAAGAAGATAGGGCCTGCCCGTTCTACGGAATTATTAGAGGTCCTTAAGAGCGATGACCTGGCCCATCTTCTATCCGATTTGCCGGAAAAAGAGGTCAATGCGCTCATTGCCGAAATGCGTGACGAAGAGAAGAAAGACATACGTAAAAAGATGAAGTATCCGAAAAAGTCCGCCGGTCGGGCGATGATCAGCCAATATGTATGGGTACACGAATCCTATACTGTTGAAAAAACGATCAATAAGTTGAAATACTTTCGGGACTTCGCGGATTATTTGAATTACGTATATGTCATCAATGATGAAAAGGAATTGATCGGTGTCGCCTCTTACCGTGATCTGCTTTTGAGCGAACCTGACGAGGCAATCACAGATGTAATGACGACAGACATCGTCAAGGTGCATGAAAATACGAAAGAGAGTGAAGTCGCCAAAATGATCGGACGGCATGATTTCCTGTCCGTACCAGTTGTGAATGATGACAATATTTTAGTCGGCATCATTACTGCTGACGATGTACTCGATATTGTCGTCAGGGAAGCGAATCAGGATATTGATATGTTGCTTGCATCCGGTAAAGAGATCGACTTCCACACAAAACCCTTTGTCGCAACGTATAAACGGCTCCCTTGGCTTATTTTGCTACTATTCATCGGGCTCGTATCAGGCAGCATCATCGCAAAATTCGAGGCGACACTTGAAGCCGTCGTGGCATTGGCGTTTTTCATGCCGATGATTGCAGGGATGACCGGAAACACAGGAACCCAATCGTTGGCTGTCGTCGTCCGGGGGCTCGTCACCGAGGAATTGACAATGAAAAAGACACTTAGCCTTGTATTCCGGGAATTGCTCGTCGGCATCATGCTCGGAATTGTCTGTGGTGCTGTCATCTCCGTCATTGCGTATGTTTGGCAAGGCAGCTTCACACTTGGTCTCGTCGTCGGTTCTTCCCTCGTCGCGACTCTTATTATCGGTACACTCGCAGGAACTATCATTCCGTTGATACTGAGTAAATTTAAAGTTGACCCCGCGGTTGCTTCCGGCCCGCTTATTACAACGATCAATGACATTTTATCCTTATTGATCTACTTCGGAATCGCAACGATGTTCATTTCGAAATTGATGTAG
- a CDS encoding amino acid ABC transporter permease → MRTYEGFLKAALVTLKITAIAIVLGTVFGIVFALMKISRSKILQTIANLYITLIRGTPLIVQIMFLYYGITSIVVLSNFWAGAIALGVHNGAYIAEVFRGAIQGVDRGQREASLALGMNRSQAMRRIIFPQALRRAIPPLGNQFIITLKDSSLVYVIGVTELFGLANREAASSFLPFETFLVVGMYYLVLVLIFTGLLKLYENKLNVDKS, encoded by the coding sequence ATGCGCACGTACGAAGGCTTCCTGAAAGCGGCACTTGTCACATTGAAAATAACTGCCATTGCCATTGTGTTGGGGACCGTGTTCGGGATTGTCTTTGCGTTGATGAAAATATCTAGATCGAAAATCTTACAAACGATTGCAAACTTATATATTACATTGATCCGCGGGACGCCGCTCATCGTACAGATCATGTTTTTGTACTATGGGATTACGTCGATCGTCGTCCTGTCAAATTTCTGGGCAGGGGCGATTGCTCTTGGTGTCCATAACGGGGCGTATATTGCAGAAGTGTTCCGGGGGGCGATCCAAGGGGTTGACCGTGGACAGCGGGAAGCGAGCCTTGCACTTGGGATGAATCGGTCGCAGGCGATGCGCCGGATTATTTTCCCGCAGGCGCTGCGCCGCGCAATTCCTCCGCTAGGGAACCAATTCATCATTACATTGAAGGACTCGTCCCTCGTGTACGTCATCGGGGTGACGGAACTGTTCGGCCTTGCGAATCGGGAGGCGGCGTCATCCTTCTTGCCGTTCGAGACGTTCCTTGTCGTCGGCATGTATTACCTCGTTCTCGTCCTAATATTCACAGGGCTTTTGAAGTTGTATGAGAATAAATTGAACGTGGATAAATCGTAG
- a CDS encoding amino acid ABC transporter ATP-binding protein has translation MIKTTNLHKSFGDLEVLKGIDIDINPGEVVVLVGVSGSGKSTLLRCLNFLEKAQEGDILIDGRKVDRKKEDLSKVRAEVGMVFQHFNLFPHKTVLENIMEAPLIVKKEDKEKAKKLSLALLGKVGLSDKADVYPNKLSGGQKQRVAIARALAMEPKALLFDEPTSALDPELVGEVLQVMQDLANDGMTMVVVTHEMKFAKEVADRIIMLDEGRIIEDADPETFFNHSTNERTRQFLEMVNV, from the coding sequence ATGATTAAGACAACGAATCTCCATAAATCATTCGGTGATCTCGAAGTGCTGAAAGGGATCGATATTGATATAAATCCCGGCGAAGTCGTCGTTTTAGTCGGCGTCAGCGGTTCCGGGAAAAGTACATTGCTGCGCTGCCTAAACTTCCTTGAAAAGGCGCAAGAGGGAGACATCTTGATTGATGGTCGGAAAGTCGATCGGAAAAAGGAAGACTTGTCGAAAGTACGAGCGGAAGTCGGCATGGTGTTCCAGCATTTCAACCTGTTTCCGCATAAGACGGTGCTTGAGAATATAATGGAAGCGCCGTTGATCGTCAAAAAAGAGGACAAAGAGAAGGCGAAGAAATTGTCGCTTGCCCTGCTAGGGAAAGTCGGACTGTCCGATAAAGCGGATGTCTATCCGAATAAATTATCGGGCGGGCAAAAACAGCGTGTCGCCATCGCGCGTGCGCTTGCAATGGAACCGAAAGCATTATTGTTCGACGAACCGACATCTGCGCTCGATCCGGAGCTCGTCGGCGAAGTTCTCCAAGTTATGCAAGACCTCGCAAATGACGGTATGACGATGGTCGTCGTCACGCATGAAATGAAGTTCGCCAAAGAAGTAGCAGACAGAATTATTATGCTGGATGAAGGGCGCATCATCGAGGATGCAGATCCAGAGACGTTTTTCAATCACTCCACTAACGAGCGGACGCGGCAGTTTTTGGAGATGGTAAATGTGTGA